From the genome of Vicia villosa cultivar HV-30 ecotype Madison, WI linkage group LG2, Vvil1.0, whole genome shotgun sequence, one region includes:
- the LOC131648454 gene encoding WD-40 repeat-containing protein MSI4-like, protein MKDSNSKKEGSVSKSMTVEDRYSQWKSLVPVLYDWLANHNLVWPSQSCRWGSLIDRATYKNRHRLYLSEQTDGTVPNTLVIANCEIVKPRVAAAEHISQFNEEARSPFVKKHKTILHPGEVNRIREFPLDMNIIATHTDSPHVLIWNVESQPNRNAVLGAPTSVPDLVLTGHKDNAEFALAMCSTEPFVLSGGRDKHVVLWSIHDHIASLATEAGPDAKQGSNVGGSGEKTAESPSVGPRGIYRGHKDTVEDVQFCPTSAQEFCSVGDDSCLILWDARVGTTPAVKVEKAHDGDVHCVDWNTHDINLILTGSADNSVRMFDRRKLSGHGVGSPIFKFEGHDAPVLCVQWCPAKSSVFGSGAEDGIINIWDHDKVGKTLGSTDPTVSQASPGLFFRHAGHRDKVVDFHWNAADPWTIVSVSDDCASTGGGGTLQIWRMMDLIYRPEEEVMAELDSFKTHILGCGTENLNK, encoded by the exons ATGAAGGATTCGAATTCAAAGAAAGAGGGTTCAGTTTCAAAATCAATGACTGTGGAAGACCGATACAGTCAATGGAAGTCTCTCGTCCCCGTCCTCTACGACTGGCTTGCGAATCACAATCTCGTTTGGCCGTCGCAATCTTGCCGTTGGGGTTCTCTGATCGATCGTGCGACGTACAAGAATCGCCACCGTTTGTATCTGTCGGAGCAAACCGACGGCACTGTTCCGAATACCCTGGTGATCGCTAATTGTGAAATTGTGAAACCTAGGGTTGCTGCTGCGGAACATATCTCGCAGTTTAACGAAGAGGCGCGGTCTCCGTTTGTTAAGAAGCATAAGACTATTCTTCATCCTGGCGAG GTTAATAGAATTAGGGAGTTTCCGCTGGATATGAACATTATTGCGACTCATACCGATAGTCCTCAT GTGCTGATTTGGAACGTTGAGTCTCAACCTAATCGGAATGCTGTTTTGGGGGCTCCCACTTCTGTCCCAGACTTG GTATTAACTGGGCATAAAGATAATGCTGAATTTGCACTGGCTATGTGTTCAACTGAGCCCTTTGTTCTTTCTGGAG GTAGGGACAAACATGTGGTGTTATGGAGTATTCATGATCACATTGCATCTTTGGCTACAGAAGCAGGGCCTGATGCTAAACAGGGCTCTAATGTTGGGGGAAGTGGTGAGAAAACTGCAGAAAGCCCATCTGTCGGACCAAGGGGCATCTACCGTGGTCATAAAGACACTGTTGAAGATGTGCAATTTTGCCCGACAAG TGCACAAGAGTTCTGTAGTGTAGGTGATGATTCTTGTCTCATACTTTGGGATGCTCGTGTCGGAACTACTCCAGCTGTTAAG GTTGAGAAGGCACATGATGGAGATGTGCACTGTGTTGATTGGAATACTCATGACATAAATTTAATTTTGACTGG TTCTGCTGACAATTCAGTTCGCATGTTTGATCGCCGGAAGCTAAGTGGTCATGGGGTTGGGTCTCCTATTTTTAAATTTGAAGGCCATGATGCACCAGTCCTCTGTGTACAG TGGTGTCCTGCTAAGTCATCTGTATTTGGAAGTGGTGCTGAAGATGGCATCATTAACATCTGGGACCACGACAAG GTTGGGAAAACATTGGGTTCTACTGATCCAACAGTATCACAGGCTTCCCCTGGTTTGTTCTTTCGTCATGCAGGACATAG GGATAAGGTTGTTGACTTTCATTGGAATGCTGCTGATCCATGGACAATTGTCAGTGTCTCTGATGACTGTGCTAGCACTGGTGGAGGTGGCACCCTACAG ATTTGGCGGATGATGGATCTAATTTACCGACCAGAGGAGGAAGTGATGGCCGAGCTGGATTCGTTCAAAACTCATATCTTAGGATGTGGCACTGAAAATCTGAACAAATAA